One Longimicrobiales bacterium DNA window includes the following coding sequences:
- a CDS encoding DMT family transporter, with protein sequence MPDAKRDLSTDLGLVLLAVIWGVNFSVVKVVLAELEPLAFNALRFPLAAWVMWVLVRHLPGPRVPARKDLGRIVALGILGNVVYQLCFIFGLDWTLAGNASLMLSTTPIWTVILSAAVGHERVNTWVAVGVAGTFAGMILVILGGGDGFDLSSQTLRGDIIMVFASILWSIYTVGSRRPVGTYGALRMTAWTLWAGTPFIFFMGVPDLLRTDLTMISVGAWVGVAYAGIMSVGVAYLLWYRGVQRLGNNRTAIYSNLVPVAALGTAWVWLGELPRPLQLLGAAVILVGLSVARLAQPPDPS encoded by the coding sequence ATGCCAGATGCCAAGCGAGACCTAAGTACCGATCTCGGGCTCGTCCTGTTGGCGGTGATCTGGGGCGTGAACTTTTCGGTCGTCAAGGTCGTCCTGGCGGAGTTGGAACCGCTTGCGTTCAACGCTCTTCGATTCCCTTTGGCCGCCTGGGTCATGTGGGTCCTCGTGCGCCACTTACCTGGGCCAAGGGTGCCAGCTCGCAAAGACCTGGGACGGATCGTCGCCCTGGGGATTCTCGGCAACGTCGTCTATCAGCTGTGCTTCATCTTCGGACTCGACTGGACCCTGGCGGGGAACGCGAGTTTGATGCTCTCCACCACTCCGATTTGGACGGTAATCCTGTCGGCCGCAGTGGGTCACGAGCGAGTCAACACATGGGTCGCGGTAGGAGTCGCCGGCACGTTCGCCGGGATGATTCTAGTCATCCTCGGCGGTGGCGACGGCTTCGACCTCAGCAGTCAAACTCTTCGAGGTGACATCATCATGGTGTTCGCCTCGATCCTCTGGTCGATCTACACGGTAGGGAGTCGGCGTCCCGTCGGGACGTACGGGGCGCTCAGGATGACCGCTTGGACGCTGTGGGCTGGAACCCCGTTCATCTTCTTCATGGGGGTCCCGGACCTTCTGCGAACGGACCTAACGATGATCTCGGTGGGAGCCTGGGTCGGCGTTGCATACGCCGGCATCATGTCCGTCGGTGTAGCATACCTGCTCTGGTATCGAGGCGTGCAGAGGCTGGGTAATAACCGAACTGCGATCTACTCGAACCTCGTGCCGGTCGCCGCTCTCGGTACCGCTTGGGTTTGGCTGGGCGAGCTGCCGCGGCCTCTACAACTGCTCGGCGCCGCGGTGATTCTCGTTGGCCTGTCGGTCGCTCGGTTGGCTCAGCCGCCCGACCCGAGTTGA